From a region of the Helianthus annuus cultivar XRQ/B chromosome 5, HanXRQr2.0-SUNRISE, whole genome shotgun sequence genome:
- the LOC110943268 gene encoding 36.4 kDa proline-rich protein-like: MAPEPVIAPDPVPVQDPVLVDAPALAPPIVDIPIVAPPVVDDPIADAPALAPPVVDHAPFATHVDPRYADTHNGWIDDDDYPPFVLPVTPPVAPVSAPIDVPFFHPHTSDTHRTDLPITFVQDIPPPRPGEGSSRQQPAFVPPVPSSVPFMSQFPHTTPSFVPSGEPFLWSSPNVMPLSDPYHPFHVGYTTEDILISLQL; encoded by the coding sequence ATGGCACCAGAGCCTGTTATTGCTCCTGATCCTGTACCGGTGCAAGACCCTGTTCTTGTGGATGCACCAGCCCTTGCACCACCTATTGTTGATATTCCCATTGTTGCACCACCAGTGGTGGATGATCCTATTGCTGATGCACCCGCTCTTGCACCACCTGTTGTCGACCATGCACCCTTTGCCACGCATGTCGACCCTCGATACGCCGACACCCACAACGGGTGGATCGACGATGATGATTATCCCCCGTTCGTGCTACCTGTCACTCCTCCTGTAGCACCTGTTTCTGCACCTATTGATGTTCCATTTTTTCACCCACACACCTCTGATACCCATCGCACCGACCTTCCTATCACATTCGTCCAGGATATTCCTCCGCcacgtcctggggagggttcatcGAGGCAGCAACCTGCTTTTGTTCCACCTGTACCGTCATCTGTTCCGTTCATGTCCCAGTTCCCTCACACTACACCATCTTTTGTACCTTCGGGCGAGCCGTTTCTGTGGTCTTCGCCCAATGTTATGCCGTTATCAGACCCGTATCACCCGTTTCATGTGGGGTACACGACAGAGGACATACTCATCTCCCTACAGCTATAG